The Ostrea edulis chromosome 1, xbOstEdul1.1, whole genome shotgun sequence genomic sequence ATATatcgttttatttttcatagtgGTGAAGGAATTGTGAaattagatattgatattaCCAATCCATATTGGGAAACTTGGTATAGATGTAAGAGACTTACTATTCGatgtaaattcattttcaaaaggtATCTTTTCCATACTCAAAGGGATACAGAGTATCAGAGTTTGTCTTATGAGCAATCTTTTTCCCCTATAcaacttttgaaaaacaattctTTTATATCCTTTCTATTACGAGCtttccataaaaaaaattcttcggTGTTCCTAAAACTGGTGTTCCCATAGTGTTCATTAATACACTGACGGAGCAATATATTTTAGGGTGCatcattgttttttaaatcCCCTGGTTTCTGATTTTTCTTTGGTGTTACCCTTCAATGTAATACCAGAGTTTCTGTTATTAGGCTTTCCATTAATGAAAACATTCTGAGTTTACCATATAATGATTAAGGTACATATATATGGCTCATGTccgttgtgaccggtcaataggggatgtttactcctcctgggcacctgatccaacctctggtatgtccaggaatCAATGTTTGCCATACTCTCggtggttttgaattttatatgatttaGGAGATTGATAATTGcttgttatctttactttttcatacATCAGATGCCTTAATAGTCAAGAGCTATAATATCACCTTcaattgaatttgtattttgAGAAAATACGTGAAGTTTCTACCAACAGGGACAACGATCAAAGAGATGTGGGGAGAATTTGAGCGAGACAGTACATTTCTGTCATATGAATCCActcatttaatgaaatatattgacAAAAAAAGTAGAACAAATTACATTATTCACTTTTATCCGAGTTTCACGTAAATTTTTCTTAATTAGCAAACAACTACATTCCTGTGTCTAAAATCAATCGATTCGATCGGTATCATTTTCTAGGAGGAAATAGACAACATTTCATATAGTCCATTTGTTTGCATTACCATTGATTCCTTGAAAAATTCAGTCAGACGGCAATCAGTGATGTACATTATAGGGGAGTTCTCTAATCAATAAATAACTACACAATCAGTTCTCTAATCAATAACTACACAATCAGTTCTCTAATCAATAACTACACAATCAATTCTCTAATCAATAACTACACAATCAGTTCTCTAATCAATAACTACACAATCAACTCTCTAATCAATGACTACACAATCAGTTCTCTAATCAATAACTACACAATCAGTTCTCTAATCAATAACTACACAATCAATAACTACACAATCAATAACTACACAATCAACTCTCTAATCAATAACTACACAATCAGTTCTCTAATCAATAACTACACAATCAATGACTACACAATCAGTTCTCTAATCAATAACTACACAATCAATTCTCTAATCAATAACTACACAATCAGTTCTCTAATCAATAACTACTCAATCAGTTCTCTAATCAATAACTACACAATCAGTTCTCTAATCAATAACTACACAATCAGTTCTCTAATCAATAACTACACAATCAATTCTCTAATCAATAACTACACAATCAGTTCTCTACTCAATCAATAACTACACAATCAGTTCTCTAATCAATAACTACACAATCAGTTCTCTAATCAATAACTACACAATCAGCTCTCTAATCAATAACTACACAATCAGCTCTCTAATCAATAACTACACAATCAGTTCTCTAATCAATAACTACACAATCAGTTCTCTAATCAATAACTACACAATCAGTTCTCTAATCAATAACTACACAATCAGTTCTCTAATCAATAACTACACAATCAATTCTCTAATCAATAACTACACAATCAGTTCTCTAATCAATAACTACACAATCAGTTCTCTAATCAATAACTACACAATCAGTTCTCTAATCAATAACTACACAATCAGTTCTCTAATCAATAACTACACAATCAATTCTCTAATCAATAACTACACAATCAGTTCTCTAATCAATAACTACACAATCAGTTCTCTAATCAATAACTACACAATCAGTTCTCTAATCAATAACTACACAATCAGTTCTCTAATCAATAACTACACAATCAGTTCTCTAATCAATAACTACATAATCAGTTCTCTAATCAATAACTACACAATCAGCTCTCTAATCAATAACTACACAATCAGTTctctaattaataactacacaaTCAGTTCTCTAATCAATAACTACACAATCAGTTCTCTAATCAATAACTACACAATCAATAACTACACAATCAGTTCTCTAATCAATAACTACACAATCAATAACTACACAATCAGTTCTCTAATCAATCAATAACTACACAATCAGTTCTCTAATCAATAACTACTCAATCAGTTctctaattaataactacacaaTCAGTTCTCTAATCAATAACTACACAATCAGTTCTCTAATCAATAACTACTCAATCAGTTCTCTAATCAATAACTACACAATCAACTCTCTAATAAATAACTACATAATCAGTTCTCTAATCAATAACTACACAATCAGTTctctaattaataactacacaaTCAGTTCTCTAATCAATAACTACACAATCAGTTCTCTAATCAATGACTACACAATCAGTTCTCTAATCAATAACTACACAATCAGTTCTCTAATTAATCAATAACTACACAATCAGTTCTCTAATCAATAACTACTCAATCAGTTCTCTAACCAATCAATAACTACACAATCTTTTCAAGAGCTTTGCTCTACTTTCACTAGTAATGGTAGAGACTACAGTGCAACGGAATATATATCCATTTGCATTAATTTTTGTATGGTATACAAAATGATACGACTTCTGTTTCATTTGTGTTTTTCCATTCGTTATATATTCTTTCTGTTTCTTTCGTATTGTTTTCAatttatattgtgtatttttatatttgaaGCGTTTCCATTAGTATTGTATGGTTTTAAATCCCACCATTCTCATCTATATGAACTTTTtctatttgttttaaatatttctttgtaTTCTTTAATTTGTATTGCATTTTCTTTTGCATTTTGCAATAAATTATTTGTAATCTATAATCCTTCATTTGTTCttgttaataaattttatttctattcgGTGTTTCTCTCTGTGAACTTATTCAAAGAATAAGTGTCTGGATGTATTATGAAGGCATAAAAGCAATCGAAGCATGGGGTAATGACAGgttaccatatacatgtatctccaaTGCTTTTACacaatacaacacaatacaaacAACCTAGATATCTATACTTTATGTCAGAGACAacatattttgtcatttgtttctttttattgaaGATTCAATGTTTTATGTAATGATAAATCGCATAAAGCGGATTATTTCTTACCGTCCAATATAACACATTCCTTCCTATTACATAAATCTGATATACTTcttttcttcacatttcatttttcaacctgtttaatgaaattaaaacacCGGTATATAAACTTCATAGAGATATGAGATGGCCTAAAAATTACAACATCACGTGCAAAGTTACTTTCAATTCCTGTTTAATTTCGTCCTTAATCTGCTGAAAAGATTATTgttgtaaaaaacaaaattgaaatatctCTTCGAATTTTATTTACTATCTTATACTTGTAAACTAATCATACATAAAATTGAAGTATATGACGCTTATTTTCATAAGAAAAACTGCTAgaatgtatgatatatacaacaCTATGCTAAGTacatatccttttaaaaatgtttgacaTATATGGACGCTGACTCAAAGAATCAAAAGAATGTACAATTCATGAATAAAAGAAGGTGACACGTGTTCAGGATGTCCAGGATACCTTCGAACACATAAAAAGACACTATTTGTTGAGAATACTTTTCATAATGTGTGTGATCTAAAGAAACCAAACGTGTAAACGTGTCAGGTTAAGATGTCAACAACCAAGTCATGTAAAATTTTGTCCAATCCACACTTTTGACTCCGGAAATTCAATGTAACTCATAAGTATATAAACCCGCCTGGAAAGAGATTCCGTACAGAGTTCTACTTCTCCTATTGGAATAACTCAGTCTACCACTTCATCAAAGGTAAGTAGTTGGTAGCATTTCCACTCTGTAaatttaatggaaaaaaaacctaATTGGACAATGAATGTACCATACAAATCGTTCTTCATTCTCTAGAActccattttgaatttcagatgGCATCTTTCCTTTACGCTGTATCTGCCGCTTTGGCCGTCGCTATGGTCAGTGCTAGAGCTTATGGCCCAGGTATGTAtatttggcacgctgtttttggctatatttagctctaaaacttcatagttatttcggatttcaaacatttcggttgagcatcactgaagagacattatttgtcaaaatgcgcatctggtgcatcaaaattggtactgtataagttttacataactacaTATGATGTTAACTGAGTAATGAAGCAGTGTATACCAATGAATGGATATGTGcccaaagaaagaaaaatgctTTCAGAATGAGTGAATAACGCTCTTTCTTCAttatttgatttctttttcttgATCTTTGATAAATTACTTTTTCTCAGGTGGTAATGGTAACAGAATGCCCTCTGGAATGGGAAGTGGTATGATGTCAATGGGAGCCATGGGAGGCAATATGCCAGCAGGTGCAATGAATGGTGCACCCATGATGAACGCTGCACCCATGATGGCAATGAACGCTGCACCCATGATGAACGCTGCACCCATGATGCCAATGAACGCTGCACCCATGATGAACGCTGCACCCATGATGCCAATGAACGCTGCACCCATGATGAACGCTGCACCCATGATGAACGCTGCACCCATGATGGCAATGAACGCTGCACCCATGATGCCAATGAACGCTGCACCCATGATGAACGCTGCACCCATGATGAATGCTGCACCCATGATGAACGCTGCACCCATGATGCCAATGAACGGTGGGGCTATGAACGGAGCCATGAAAGCAATTGGTAAAATGATGAAAGCCGCTGCCATGGGTGGAATGCCTTCAATGGGAGGTATGATGCCAATGCCAATGGAAGCCATGATGGGAGCTGGAAACATGGGAGCCATGAGCCCAACTGACATGGGCGCCATGATGAACATGGGAGCTATGGGTAACATGGGATCTATGGGAGGTAGGTTAATATCatataatgtaatatacatgtacatcattaaaATAGATGGATTTAGCAAAATAACCAAACAACCTGCgtttttatcataaaaaatcCAAGTGCAGTGTCCGTCAACAATCTGTTCATTTCCCCATATTGTTTTGGGAAGTCTTAATCCCTTCCTATTTAATTACTAGTACTACAGTTTTGTAAACTATCAGTTTACATTAGAGTTGCAAAACTTTTCTTGTTCATATTGATATAACTGTGAAATAAATCTGCCCAACTGAAATATACATAATAGTACACAAACGGTGTGTACAAAATATGTCAGGGACTACGTGTTAAGAAATAAGCGCTTTGATATCAAATACGTTGTTCAATGTCATTGATACATTATTACTTTTTATTACAGGTATGGGAATGAAAtgtaagtattttttttaaagtatgaaCAGAATGAACAGTTATATTTAGATAATACACAAACGTTGATATAATATGATATGACATTATATGgtattattttatattctttcagCTAGATACTAAAAGTAGCTGACTAATACTCAACATCTCTCAGGACCATCTACATGTATTCATCGTGCATATAATAAAGACCTGCAATAACAAgctgtatttttattttatgaagcAGAAAAACATATATTCATATATGATATTGTTAGTTGATAGAACCAAATGTACCTAAAATGGAAGAGTCAACGAAGATATGAAAAATGCATGCGTTTTAAACTGGGCAGACAATGTACAATGTCAAGCAAATATAGCAACGCGAACAAGAATTTGTCTTCAATTGTGATATACATCTATATGAGTAGCAAAGATGATGTGGTATGCTAGGAAAAAGGTGTTTCAAAATCAgataaaatttgaattgttCACTGAACTGAGCGTCCCATTGACCAAGACCGTGAATAGTTCATTTTCATAGAGGATCATTACCAAACCTAATTAAACAATTTTGGCCGCGACATCGCATTTGATGAGGAGCAAACTACCAAGTACTCGAACATTTGCTTTGgaaagatataaaacaaaatatgttttcaaatggCGAAAAAgttatttccattatttttaaatgcattGATAGTTTACATCTACCAAGGAAAATTAAAAAGGCTTCTCCATAGTTGataaacaagtgaagataacgaacattcatcaatttcataaaccctataaagaatacacaatgtaaacatggaacCCTGAACATACCAAAGATGGGATCgtgtgcttaggaggagtaagcattccctgttgactgATCATACCTACTGTGAGCCCAAAAtattggtcaggtaaacggagtaatccatagtgaaaatcagtatgtaaagaacggccccacaattggtatgaaacaacaACGATTGATATGTTTATTTGCCTCTATAGAGAAACCAACATGGCCATGCATTTCAGGGTGCCTCTTGGATTGCGTAGATATCTGTTGATATTGAATACTGATAAACAATGCTGACGTTTTAAGTTTATCTTAGCATGAGTGT encodes the following:
- the LOC125664741 gene encoding uncharacterized protein LOC125664741; this translates as MASFLYAVSAALAVAMVSARAYGPGGNGNRMPSGMGSGMMSMGAMGGNMPAGAMNGAPMMNAAPMMAMNAAPMMNAAPMMPMNAAPMMNAAPMMPMNAAPMMNAAPMMNAAPMMAMNAAPMMPMNAAPMMNAAPMMNAAPMMNAAPMMPMNGGAMNGAMKAIGKMMKAAAMGGMPSMGGMMPMPMEAMMGAGNMGAMSPTDMGAMMNMGAMGNMGSMGGMGMKSRY